A stretch of the Streptococcus suis genome encodes the following:
- a CDS encoding restriction endonuclease subunit S, translating into MSEWISLLDACNIRTGKLDSNMEEPEGNYPFFTCAPKPHRINSFSFEGDVIILAGNNAAGNFHCQRYSGKFDAYQRTYVITAGSNFDIDYIFYYLKLNLIYFSKKSQGSQTKFLTMTILNDFVIKVLPIDEQQKISKLLKFLDQKIALNNHINEELEAMAKTLYDYWFVQFDFPDENGKPYKSSGGKMVYNDQLKREIPEGWGVDSLWNIATFYNGLAMQKFRPASETDESLPVIKIREMFSGFSKDTEKASTAIPKEAIIEAGDILFSWSATLEVILWGGEKGALNQHIFKVTSEKYPKSFIYNELRSYLKVFKTIAELRKTTMGHITQDHLKQAMIIVPPNDLIDEIHNRISPILKQQLDLKQQNQELTQLRDWLLPMLMNGQARVEDKT; encoded by the coding sequence TGAGTGGATTAGTCTGTTAGATGCTTGTAATATTAGAACTGGTAAGTTGGATTCCAATATGGAGGAGCCTGAAGGAAATTATCCATTTTTTACTTGTGCTCCGAAACCACATAGAATCAACTCTTTTAGTTTTGAGGGTGATGTAATAATATTAGCTGGAAATAACGCGGCAGGAAATTTTCACTGTCAAAGATATTCCGGAAAATTTGACGCATATCAGAGAACGTATGTGATAACTGCGGGATCTAATTTTGACATTGATTATATTTTTTACTACTTAAAGCTTAATCTGATATATTTTTCAAAAAAATCACAAGGATCTCAAACTAAATTTTTGACAATGACCATTCTGAATGATTTTGTTATCAAAGTTCTACCTATTGATGAGCAGCAAAAAATTTCTAAATTACTTAAATTTCTTGACCAAAAAATCGCTCTGAATAACCATATTAACGAAGAGTTGGAGGCTATGGCTAAGACCCTCTATGATTATTGGTTTGTGCAGTTTGATTTCCCTGATGAAAATGGCAAGCCCTACAAGTCCTCTGGTGGTAAAATGGTTTATAACGACCAACTCAAACGGGAAATCCCAGAAGGGTGGGGAGTGGATTCGTTATGGAATATTGCTACTTTTTATAATGGTTTAGCTATGCAAAAATTTCGACCAGCTTCTGAAACTGATGAAAGTCTTCCAGTAATAAAAATCAGAGAAATGTTTTCTGGTTTTTCAAAAGATACAGAAAAAGCAAGCACAGCTATACCTAAAGAAGCTATTATTGAAGCTGGTGATATTTTATTCTCATGGTCAGCAACTTTAGAAGTTATACTTTGGGGAGGGGAGAAAGGGGCTCTAAATCAACATATTTTTAAAGTCACCTCAGAAAAATATCCAAAATCTTTTATTTATAATGAGTTAAGAAGTTACTTGAAAGTGTTCAAAACCATTGCTGAACTTAGAAAAACAACTATGGGTCATATTACTCAAGATCATCTGAAACAAGCTATGATAATTGTTCCTCCAAATGATTTAATAGATGAGATTCATAATCGCATATCCCCTATATTGAAGCAACAATTGGATTTGAAACAACAAAACCAAGAACTGACCCAACTCCGTGATTGGCTCTTGCCCATGCTGATGAATGGGCAGGCTAGGGTGGAGGATAAAACATAG